Below is a window of Syntrophomonas wolfei subsp. wolfei str. Goettingen G311 DNA.
ATAAGCGCTATTTTAAGAAATTGAGGTTGAATAAATGAAAAACTCGGCTTTTTTTCAGTTAATATTATTTCAGGTTCCATCAAACATCATTCCTTTCCCCTTAAGCCGTCAGTTCAGCTTCATTTCCATCACAACAAAATAAGCGGTCTGGCGACACCTCCTTAGCAGCAATAAGCTGTAGCCAAACAGCGTAGTTTAAGCGTTTCTTACCCGTTCTATCTCTTACGGAGCGAGAGTGATCAAAGAATAATCAACTTTGCATGTATTGCTTATCCTGACCCAGAATATGCCCATCTATCCAGCGAACAATAAAATCGAGAATATCCAGGAGGTATTTGTCCTGGTTTTCATCAACCTTGTCCAGATCAATGCCGTTAATTTTTTCGATAAAATCATCGTGAATTACTTTATGTGATAAAAACTTTCTGTAGCCAATGCTCTTCATGTATTCCTCTTCTGAATTGAAGTGAAAAACAGAATAGTCCTTTAACTCCCCCAGAATGGCCACGATTCGATCGTATTTATCCACTACCAGCTCATCTTTAAGCAAATCATAAGCCCGCCCGGCTATTTCAAACAATTTGCGATGCTGTTCATCAATATGTTCAACCCCCACGCTATACTCATCTTTCCATCTTATCATTTTCCCTTCCCCCCATATTTTTTGCATATTTTATTATTATGAGCATAGGGCCTTTACTCAAGCTTTGTCAATTCTCGTTTATACCATTCTACAGCTTTGATTCTGTTTCAACTTTTTTTTAGATATTACTCAAGCTGGCAACGATAGTTTTAAAGAAATATAAATGAAAATCGATTTAACCAGGCAATCATATTTTCCCTGCCACCTAGGAAGAGGAAGATGCTTGCATAGTATAGAATATTGATTTAACAAGATTAAGGAGAGGTAATAAATAAGGATGAAGATCGGAATCGATATTGACAATACCATTACCCACACCACGGAAATGATTATGCATTACGCCCGGATATTCGGAGAGGAACGGGAGCTTAACACTATCCCGGATCTAAACTACTATTACCTGGAGGATGTTTTGGGCTGGGATGAGGAAACCGCTGATTTGTTTCTCAACACCTACCTGGGAACCATTTACCAGGAGATGAGGCCCAAGGAAGAGGCAGTGGAAACAATTAAGCAATTGAAGCAAGAGCACGAACTCATACTTATTACCTCCCGCAACCAGAATTTTCAAAAGGTGGAGCAGGTTACGATAGATTGGCTGCGGCACTATGGTGTTCCCTATGATGATTTGATTTTAAATGCCACCCCCAATATGCACCATTTCAGCAAGCTGGAGGTCTGTATGCAACATGGAGTGCAGCTTATGATTGAGGATCACCATGACCTGGCCCTGGAATTGAGCCGAGCCATGCCAGTGATCTTGTTCGATTATCCCTATAACCGTCATCTCAGTTCAGATAGTATTATACGAGTAAAGCACTGGAACGAAATTTTGGACTGGGTTAAGCAACTCCCCGCCAATACCAGGCGGGCTTAAACTTGATTCCGCGACTCCATTGCATAAACCCTTTTGACGACTGACGCCCGACGACTGACGACCTTTTATACTAACCAGCCTTGTGTACCTGTATACTTGCCCGGTCTACTTGCTGTTGCCAGCCGGGAGAGATATAATTTTGCCCAAAGATGATAAAAAATGATTTGGCAAACAAAAAATGAGGAGGACGGAATGATGGGGGATAACACTTATAATCCTTATGAGCATGCGCAGGCGCAATTTGACCGGGTAGCGGAAATTATCGGTTTGGAGGGGGCAACACGAGAACTGCTCCGCCAACCCTTGAGAGAATACCACTTTTTGATACCGGTCAAAATGGATAACGGTAGTACCCAGGTTTTTCGCGGCTTCCGGGTACAGCATAACGATGCCCGGGGACCGGCCAAAGGCGGAATCCGTTTTCATCCCCATGAAACTGCGGACACAGTTCGCGCTCTGGCCATGTGGATGACCTGGAAATGTGCGGTAGTAGACATTCCCCTGGGCGGCGGCAAGGGCGGAATAATTTGCGACCCGCGCAACTTGAGCGAGAATGAACAGGAGAGGCTTTGCCGGGGATGGGTAAGACAGGTGGCCCGGAATGTTGGCCCCAACCTGGATGTGCCCGCACCTGATGTTATGAGCAATGCTAAGCATATGTTGTGGATGCTGGATGAATATGAAGCCATTCACGGGGGAAGGTATCCCGGCTTTATTACCGGCAAACCGGTGGGAATGGGTGGTTCCCTGGGCAGAACCGAGGCTACCGGATATGGAGTAGTATATACCCTGCGTGAGGCCCTTAAAGAAAAAGGCATCAATATTGCCGCTACCACTGCCAGCATACAGGGATTCGGCAATGTGGCACAATATGCGGCCCGCCTCTACAGCGAACT
It encodes the following:
- a CDS encoding bacteriohemerythrin, whose protein sequence is MIRWKDEYSVGVEHIDEQHRKLFEIAGRAYDLLKDELVVDKYDRIVAILGELKDYSVFHFNSEEEYMKSIGYRKFLSHKVIHDDFIEKINGIDLDKVDENQDKYLLDILDFIVRWIDGHILGQDKQYMQS
- a CDS encoding 5' nucleotidase, NT5C type, whose product is MKIGIDIDNTITHTTEMIMHYARIFGEERELNTIPDLNYYYLEDVLGWDEETADLFLNTYLGTIYQEMRPKEEAVETIKQLKQEHELILITSRNQNFQKVEQVTIDWLRHYGVPYDDLILNATPNMHHFSKLEVCMQHGVQLMIEDHHDLALELSRAMPVILFDYPYNRHLSSDSIIRVKHWNEILDWVKQLPANTRRA
- a CDS encoding Glu/Leu/Phe/Val family dehydrogenase, translating into MMGDNTYNPYEHAQAQFDRVAEIIGLEGATRELLRQPLREYHFLIPVKMDNGSTQVFRGFRVQHNDARGPAKGGIRFHPHETADTVRALAMWMTWKCAVVDIPLGGGKGGIICDPRNLSENEQERLCRGWVRQVARNVGPNLDVPAPDVMSNAKHMLWMLDEYEAIHGGRYPGFITGKPVGMGGSLGRTEATGYGVVYTLREALKEKGINIAATTASIQGFGNVAQYAARLYSELGGKAIAVSCWDHVERKPYTFRKKDGINVDELCGITDMYGGIDKSKAQDLNYEVLEGGAWLEQEADIIIPAALENQITIANVEKISPQVKIMVEGANGPTSPDADEVIKKRGIFVIPDFLANAGGVTCSYFEQVQSNSNYFWEKDEVLEKLDSKMTAAFIAVSELSRQSSLYMRDAAYVISINRVAQAARMRGWV